The following DNA comes from Musa acuminata AAA Group cultivar baxijiao chromosome BXJ1-4, Cavendish_Baxijiao_AAA, whole genome shotgun sequence.
tcatatttttatttaaataattatattttaatatttcagagtgcCTCGAGCGTTATgggaccttggcaccttttgaCGCCTAGTGCTTTGATCACTGTGAAAAAACATACCCTTTGAAAGTTGGATAAAGAAAGGAGCCTACAAATCTAACGGTTCCTAGTAAACACAAGGCATGGTAAATGAAGTTGACACATCAAGAAATAATTTCAACAGCAAAGTGGAATTCACTAAGAGGTCAAAAGATGCCAAGTGTTTGTGTACTTCCAATCAAACTACTGAAAAAATGTCATGACATTTAAGTGTTTCCACTTAACCTTTCACACAGGAAACAAACAATGGTTTTACCAATAATGTCAACAAATACTTATCTTCAGAAGCTTCTCAAAATCAACATGTTCAGAAGACAAAAGAACGTCGCAGGATTTTCATGATAAACAAATTTGAATAAATTCTTGTATACAGCAGCATAGCACAAAACTAAGAAAATGAGCACTTATAAGTTCTTGACAAACAATGTAACAATGTGATGTTTAGTTTGAACAGTTCTGATACAGAAAAGTTATATGTTCTGATACAGTATTGATGTGTTAGTACATGCCTAACAAAGGGAGGAAAAAAACATTTAGAAAAATATGTGGACAGTGGGTGGGATGTATGTGCAAATGAAGCTTATATGTTCTAAGCTAAGATGTGGGCAAAGTAATCCCAGACCTAAAAAACAAAAGGCTTTAGAATTTGTTCAGTTGCGGTAAGCAATCCAGACAAACTTTGCAGTGGCTTACGTTATCAAAGGAGCAAATTGAAGTTTGTCCCGTGTTCATTATAAAGGAACACTGTTTATTCCAGTACACCCATGAAGACAAATGTATCCTTAAAAAAGGCATATAACTCACTACATTCAAGAACATATAGACACCTGTTTACACTACAAATCCTTAGTCATTTCTCAATGGTTACCATGTAGCTCCTTTTGGAAACAGTATTATGTACATGGTCTTTTGATCATTTCTTAGTCACACCAAAGGATATTGGCAGCAGTAAAAGTGCACCAATTTTGTAATTAAACAAACATTAAACATCAAATCAGAGCAAACCTGCTGAATCAACGTGTCATAAAGAACAATGCGTTTGTTGTTGAAAAATCCATACATATATGCCTGTTGAGTAGAAAAAAACATAGACAACGGGTAACACAAATGTAATAAACTCACAAAATATATAGCAATGAGAAATCATTCAGGGAAATTGTTAATGACAATGTGATAAAATGATAAAACAGCAGTAATGACATTTAAATTTCTGAAACCACTTCTATTTCTGTTAATTATTCTAAGTTGTTCCAGATAAGCTCTGCAGCATAAAGAAGGCTTAATATAAACAaatgagaaaacaaaaaaaaatccagaAAACGATATGACAATGAAATACATCATCCAAGGAGCACTATTGATTGGTGAGTAGATCTTATAACCTATAGGTTTCAGGTTGTTCATATACAGCACCAAATAAAAAAACAAAGTCAAACAGCAACTTCTAATGTAACATAATAACAACCTCTAATGTAACATAATAACTTGCAATTTGAAACTGTATGAAACATCAAACACTTCATGTGCCGGTTTCTTTTTGAATGCTGTGATAGTTTCTAGCTATTACTTTTATACATTCATGCACTTTTATGAACATTATATCTCTATTGATCAAGTGAATACCTCAGATGTTGGAAAGAAGGTCCTATTATATAGGCAAAATTCATGTGTCcccttttattgaagaaaatgAGACAGCATTAAGGAAAGGTTAACTTGTTCCCAACACTGACCGAATCATTTAACAACATTGCTCAATCATAGAAGAGCTAAGTGTTAGTGCCCATCTAACAAATATGACCTAGGACACATTTCATGGCATTTATTCAGTCCCAGATTGCTTGAACAGAACGCTGAAAAGCTTGAAAACAGAACCACTTCGATATGTATTAAATTATCTAAACACAGATATTGGGAAACAGCACTAGATAGTATTGCTGCAAAAGCCACTATCTGGTTGTTCCTGCAATTTAATCAGACAATTAAATCTTGATATCTGGAACCCTTAGATGAAACTTAGCAACAATACCACAGCAAAAGAGAGCATAGAAGAATCTTACACAGGAATACATATTTTTTTAGCAGATTTATCTAACGACCCTCCTTATATAATTTGTTTATGCAGTAAAACGTAGCAATACTTTCCAGTAAATCACAGAATCAAAGAATTTACAGAGTTGATACTTGATAGAAAACTGGCAATTCTCAATTCTTGAGCTGCTATATATGGCTTTTCTGACTGATGCAAGTTGGTTGTCATCTTTTAAAGACAGGGCATCCAAATATTGCCAATGTACGGCTAGTGTTCAATCAAAGAAGAGCTAAATGTTATTGTCCATCTAACAAATATGACCTAGGGCACATTTCATGGCATTTATTTAGTCACAGATTGCTTGAACAGAAAGCTGAAAAGCTTAAAAACAGAACCACTTCCACAGGTATTAAATTATCTAAACACAGATATTGGGAAACAGCACTAGATAGTATTGCTGCAAAAGCCACTATCTGGGTGTTCCTGCAATTTAATCAGACAATTAAATCTTGATATCTGGTACCCTTGGATGAAACTTAGCAACAATACCACAGCAAAAAAGAGCATAGAAGAATCTTACACAGGAATGGATATTTTTTTAGCTAACTATCCTCCTTATATAATTTGCTTATGCAGTAAAACCTAGCAATACTTTCCAGTAAATCACAGAATGGACGAATTTACAGAGTTGATAATTGATAGAAAACTGGCAATTCTTGAGCTGCTATATATGGCTTTTCTGACTAATGCAAGTTGGTTGTCATCTTTTAAAGACATGACATCAAAATATTGCCAATGTACAGCTACTGCGCATAAAAGCATTAAGCACCATAACCACTTCCCACCAAAAAATTTCTTCATTGTAAAAAATGCATGACTAATTACCATACAAATACTAATAAATATTTCCCTTAATCTATCACCATTGTAAAACACAAAACAACATATTGATCAAGCCTAGGAATAACAGAACCTATATAAGATACCAAAGTTCCGATGTTACAGAATGATAAATTTTCCACCATTGGAATCAATGTGTCTGTCTTTCACAATGAAAGAGTTCATCTCGAACGATACATATCTGAGTTAGGCATGTACTAACATCAATACTGCCCATCTTTGAAGATCAAATGAGAATCAATCAAAATTCGTTGTGTCACAATGATTAGGTTTAGTCTTCACACAGCTTCTTTTATTCAATCAATGATTATTGTTATAATAAGAATAAGCAGCAGAAATATTGACATTTAGAGTGACGTAGCTGAATAATTTTATCAATGAACAAGATAAAAAGAATGCCAGGAGTTCAAACTTCTAAAACATAAGAGAGGATTGCTCACATTGCTATGGCTTGACCTCGTAGATCCATCAACAACAAAAAGTTTCTTTAGAGGGAACTTCAGTGAGGCTGCAAGCTTCTCTATTTTCTTCCTGAGCTCTCCATCAGGAAGCTGTTCCAGATTATTGCATAAAGTAATGGAAAATATTATGTAGTGAACTAAAGAGTATGGAAACCAAAAACTTTTGCACAACATCACATCAATTTAAATACTAGGAAAGAGAAAGGCCCCCCAGAGATGAACATGTCAATTCTGATTGGTGGATGAAAAGGCGAGAACTTTTCTGCACTTATGCTTTTTCATCCACCCAGTGCAACCAGATCATCATGTCATGCCATCTCTGAGGCTTCTTGGACCTTTTATAAGAAATACCAAATGAAACTAGGCACAAAGTAATCAATATAGCGACAAACAAGCCACTGATTTTACAACAAAATACTCACAGGAGTGAACTTATTGAACAGAGGAGCTATGAGAATGGGATATAGTGTCATCATGACAAGGGAGAGAACAAACATAAAAGCCCAAAGATATATAGCCAGATATGGACCTCCTTTCTGCAGCAATATAGATGAATGTAACTCAATCAAATACAGGTAAGCATGAGCAAAAATCTGACAAATGAAAAGGTTTTAACCTGAACTATGAAAATAATTGCAGACACAATTGGGGGGCCAAGTAAGATGGAGAGGCAAATTCCCTTAAACATGTCCCTGAAAAATAGCCATATTGTTTGCTGCAGAAGAGTATTTAGAACTAGGTTATTTCCATTAGCATGTAAGTTTTGAGTAAGTCAGGATATCAATAAGCATCCAGCTAAAAAGGTAAGAAAAGCCAATTGAATGTGGACAAACTTTGTTAAATCCATGGCGAGCCTCGATCACGAATGTAGAATAAAGAGAAAATGGCAAGTCCGTTATCTGCATGATGACAAGTCCATCAGAGTTAGAATTTTTTGGTAATAAAAGCTGGCTTTATACACACAAAAGTTAATCCCCTAAACAATAGCAATTTTAGGAATAGTATAATAGTAAATAAAAACAGGCAGTTTAAATTTGATATCATGTCAAAAGTCGAAGCCAATTAAGTTTTAATATATACAGCAAACAGAGAGAAATGTCTATTATACTATTACTAAGAGAGAAGTTAAGAGAGAACTTTTGATATCATGTCAAAAGTTAAGAGAGAAGTTTGCTGGTACATATTTTCCACTAGTCCTAGTTGGAGACAAAGCAAACTCTGCAACATGCTATGATGACGTTGGTGACATCCAGCAAACTAATTGTTTCCGAGATATGTCTAACATATAAGCCATTGAAACCAATGACCAATGTCATTCAACCCATACCTACATGAAcctaaacaaaaataaataaatacgaaTCCAGGGAAACATATTAAGAAGTCAACTAGTGTTCTCTATACCTGTGACCAAATCATAACACCAGCTAGAAATGACAGTGTATGAATTATTTCATTTTCTGCATCTAGGCCCAAGTATGCCACCAAGTTTCCAGACAACTGCAGTGAAGATTGTAATGTAAATGAGTCACATATAAGAGAATAGAGATGTATAAGAAACTAAGACTGCTACTTTACCTTCCAAAACCAAGGTAATAAGCCAAAATACAGAATTGCAGTGTCCATCAGTATGGTCACAGCTTCATGAATGAAGTGAAAGTAGCTAAAAGAAATAAGCAgacaaaacaaatttaatcagaAGATACAAAAGATCTAGCTAACACCTGAAAATTTTTCACATACAAGAAATTTGAGTTTTAAATTATGGACAATGCCATAATACTGAAATACATGCAAGTGAACAATGTCCATCAGTTATCAAAATAATCAGTTTACTAGGGAATAGACCTTTTATCAATGCTATAagctcgagctttttcaaattttTCTCGACTAATTACCCCTTCCAGTGGCTTAGGCAAGTTGGGTAGCTTCAGAGCTGCATGTTGCCGAATGTCTAAGTATGTTTCGAACAAGTACATGAAGATCATAAAGCCTGCAATAAATGATGCCATCAATCCTCCAATTTaaagattagattgaaacttcTTCAGAAGTAACTAAAAGACCACCATCCTTACTAGAATATTGGGCAAATACTTAAatacaaaattataaataataaactaCCTGCTTCAGTTATCAATAATTTCCATCATACAGGAAAACAAAGATCCAGAACAAACATAAATGACCTTGAATACCTCAATTTTCCTCCCAGAGAACATCCTGCACTGCTGGTTCTTTTGCAAATCATCGATTTCTCATGATCAAAAAGATATCTTACTGCTAACCACCTCAGTGCTACCTCTTTCTGATCATGCGATAATCATGTAAATAGACTCCTAGGTCAGTTTCTCTAGTGGCATAATTTTTTCACCTAACTTTCAAAGAATCTTTTTTTTGTTCACTATTGACGAATCCGGAGCTCACCTTCGTTTTACTGACGCAAAAGAAAATGTAGCAAAACCAAAAAGACACTCAAAGAACTGATACCGCTTGTATACCAAACCCAGGAAACGAATGTTGGTGATGAGAGGTGATAAGCAGCAAAAAGAATTGAACGATTACAAGATTCTTGATATGTGTAATCTCTGAGATTATTAGGGAGTGCCTCTTTTAGTCCCCGCTCAACCCTAAATTCACAAATCATCACAGCagaaaaacaagaagaagaagacaaaccCCAAACCATCAAGAGCACGAGGCCACCCATGAAACGATGGATCAACAACACAAACTTACGGCATTACGAACCAGACAAACCAAACGGATGTTGTCACCAGAACAAGAAACGATTTcaataaaagaataaaagaaacgaAAAGCAAAACGAATTCACCATTTTCGCAaccaaaataactcaagaaacgaGGAAGCAAGAACTTCGTGGTTACGAGATCAGGGCGAGAAACAAAGAATCAGAAGCCAAAGGAACCAAAGCAAAACCCCTCGCAAGATCAACAGAGACATAGAAGGAATTCACCCAATACCGCTTCCAGGTAAGCGAACGCCATCCGAGAAGAAAACGAAGCAAAAGAAACAGCCACACTTACCAACATCACCGACCAAACAAACCAAATTGGATGCCGTCACCAGAAGAACAAACAAATACaacaaaataacaaaagaaaagggaaaaaacgAATTCACCATTTCCGCAACCAAAAGAACTCAAGAAACGGAAACAATAACTTCGTGATCACGAGATCAAGGCCAAAAACAAAGAATAAGGCATGGGAACCTAAGGAACCGAAGCAAAAACCCTCGCAAGATCAAGAAAGACGGGAGAAGGAACTCACCCAAGACCGCTTCCAGGTAAGGGAACGCCATCCGAGAAGCAAAACAGCACAAGCACGGGACGTCGCTGCTGCTACGAAGCAAATGCGTGAAGGTTAACGCACGagaggaggaagggaggaggaggttAATTCGAGGGGAAGGAAAAAGGTTGGTCCTGACGCTCTAAGGGTTATAATCagaaaagagcaaaccagagaccgTGCTCACCCAACTGTGAAGCGAGTGAGCCGCAATGATCGGACCGAGTGCCGGACTCGGGCATCACATCGTACGAGACGGGCTCGGATCATTGAGATAGCAGTGTCATCGAATCAGCCCACACGACTATGATGGGCCGTATCAGGTTTCGACTTGGTTCTTTTGTGGTTCTTTTGGGAATTGGCTGCGGCCCGTACAATGATGTGGACTCGAGTCTCCACCACGGCCCAACTTGGACTGATTTGGAACAGTTGATGGACCTATGATACACGCTTCATCGTGATACCGTATAGTTTGACGATGAGGACTAGAAGAAGATGATCGGAGCCGACCTGACATGTCACAAATTCTCCTCATCGGTTAGGCGGATTCTTCGGAATTGGAATGCAATACATCGAGATAGGAGTGTCTAAAATACAGACGAGCATGCCGAGATTAAGGAACAAACGAAAAATAGAGCTATCAAGAATGTACCCGACGAGATCCTCCTCTCGCCAAAATACCATTGGATTAGGGATGATGAGATGAGGTAGAGAAATGAAGTGTACATGTCAAGCAAAGAACAACTTAAACTTATGAGAAAACTCCTTTTATGGTGTTGACATTATACCAACTATATAGGGTCGAGATCTATAGAATTTATTAGAATCTCACTAATGGTTCAGACTTTTCAATATTTTCATACCTCTATTAAAATTTCTTGAGAGTGGGTTAGTTAGAACcttctttatttttatatctCGATATTATAATCCTATTGAAATTGATTTTATCTAATTTTCTATATAATGCGAACTATAGAATTCTTGCTATGGCAATAGACTTAAGCTTTTTCTTTCTGATTTAATTTTACATGATTAATCTGTCTTCATCGAAGGATAATTTTCTTATTTCGAAACTCCTTTGTCCTTTTTAAAATTAAACTTGAAAAGATCTATGATAATCTTTCTTAGCATACTATTGAATCGATTCAAATTTTTATGTTTTGTTCACCAAATTTTCACCCTTATTTTCATCTTTTGCTTGCATGACCAATGGTTCTTACTTTTTAAGTGCAAGTGGGATCGGTGAGGGTGATCTTATTTCACCTTACTTGTATATTCTTATCATTCAAGTCCCTTTTTTATGCTCAATGTATTTTACTAAAAGAATCACCCTAATTACTTTATCATGTTGATGATAGATTTTTATGTTTTAGAGTCAATAATAAATTATGTGTACTTATATTGAGAATTTGCAATGTGTATGAATGCTACCAAATCTGAAACACACTTTTCCAAGTCCACGAGTAATAAAACCAAACAAAATATATGTTCCGAATTTGATATTAAAGATGGTTGGTTTCCGTTCAAGCATCTTGGTGACTCCATGGCACTATACCACCTTTAACCTATTTTTGATTGTATTAATCATGCTATACAAACATATTAGGTTCCTTGACCCTTTGTTATTTGATTTTCTAACTGCTAAGGGATCATTTGGTCGATCGGTCATTGGTGCGGTCCGTAGACTTGCGAGAAATTATCTGTTTTGAATGAATGTACCTGTACGGTTTTATCTTTTCGAAGCATACgagactaaatgatcttatcactAATAAAATcagtaataatatttataaagttATTCATGATTTTctttataagaaaaataaaaaagttaaagGTTTAATTTAATCTCTAAGGACAAAATCACCACCCAGGAGAGAGGCCTCTCCACATTACTAGTATCACTCTCCAAGCTAAAGCTAAAATAACAATGATGGTAAAGGAAGTATAGTAAAGGAATTGCATCAGCTAAGGTTGCTTTCCATTTTATCCGAACTCAAAGAGTGTCAAGCCAATGATGGCACTATTAGATGGCATCGAATGTGGAAACTTTCAATCATTCCTAGGTTTAGGTACTGTCGTCTCGTTACCTCAGAATGTTTGCATTATCTAGGTTTAGGAATTTGGAATGCGTGTCCTTTATACTGTGTGGAGCCTCCATCATCtcttcttctaatgtgttttttctTCCGAGATCTACGGTTCATCACTTATCTTCATCTATTTCTACTTGCTTATGACTTTTGTGGAAGGTGAGAAACAATAAGGTTGTTTAATGGGATGGGGTTCAGCCCAATACTAAGTTGATATTTTCCCAAGCCTTATCCTATACTTACATGATGAATACACATCTTAGGTTAGCACAACAATGGTCGCATTGGTTTGTGATTAGGGATTTTGAAAGGAAACATAAACTTGCTGGTTCCAAGTATGTGCAAGACAAGGGGATCTTGCATCTTTTGTACTTAGAACACTTTTAATGTCTTCTCCATTATTCAAATATATAGTGATGAGGATTAGATAATTAATTTGGTTAGCAAATAAATCTAATCTGATTGTTGATATAAGGTTTTCTTTTGGCCCGTAGAACTTGTGTTTTTGTTGGACTCTAATTTTCTAGGTACCGATATACTTTGGGTTCACTAGTCATGTATATTATGAGAATATCTTGATTTTGAATAATCACAAAAATATTCTATTTTGATATAAGTAATTATAGACAATCTGTTAAACGAGCATGTCGAGCTAAAGAATCTACAAAGAACAAAAGCATGGAGTGACATTCGGCAAAGTCCTTGAAAGGCCAAAAGGAGTGCAGGATGAGATGAATTACTTAGATACAAAAATtaggagaaaaaaaatcataaacatttaggGAGACCTCCATTTATAATATGAAAACAGTAACGTTAGCTCAATTTTTTGATTATAGATAATTACACAAAACATTTGATTTTGATATAAGATTTTTCTTTACAACTTGATGATGACATGATAATTGAAAGGATTAAATTTGCATCTCATTTATTTCCTAGGatcgtaaaaataataataagaggagggaggggtgaattagtgctttcaacatatcaaaattatatttaacttatAATGTGAGCAAAGTAATAAGCAACTAAATCAATTAGTAAtaaaaatgaaaagcataaagaaaaatataaactAGATTTATAAAGGTTCGATTGTTCTAACCTATGTCCACTTCAAATTCCTTTTCCCTCAAGactattgatagaacctttacaTCTTTTTTTTACAACAAGACATCACTTCTCCTTTAGAAAGAATTTTAAACtcgagaaggaggagactcaacactttgagagtttacacacttaaaattataagtttttttatgctcttACAAGCACGAGATGGGTATTTGTAAActccaaatggtttaaaaaatgaagctaaaaatttaaatccatgggttttcgaggtactaaTTGTACCACTGCCTGTATTGGGCAGCACCATCGCTTTATATAACCTAAGAGACTATGTTCTAGTGATACCACTACTGAccttagcggtaccaccattaGGTTTTTTTGGAAAAATACATTTCGTACTTTTTAGTTCATAAGTAGTGCCATCACCTAGCCCAACCTCAGGTCACTAAATTGGCCTTCCAATAGGTCTAATTCAATGTtaattcaagcccaatgggctcctaatcaaattaacatgattatactaaaaactaacttaattaggcacttaaactactttgatcaatacataataattaaaattataaagtctatattgttcgacatgtcattagttcatttgaTACTTCATCCGAACTTCTAACGCATCATTCTCTCATTCGACATATTACTTAATCCATTAGCATATTGATCTCCTGTAATATTCGATCTTTTTGACGCAGTACTCaatccttctagcccgatgcccaaacttatgATACGAGGTTCATCCTCTAGCACGTCGATCAATCCTTTGGCCTGATGTCCAATCTCTAACATGATGCTGTcgagcccaacgtctgattctactTCAATGATTTACATCATTAATCTTAAATACTAATtagtttataattttatcaattgatttcatcatcaaaatccaacattcaacaaaaaaaacaaaaaaaaaagtacatcAAACTTCAAcctattatcatagttaattatGAATTTGTACCATCCATCTAGAATGCTAATTAATTATGTGTTTGCTGCATAAGTCCTCTCAAGTTTCTAAGATTAtaacaattaattttatcatcaaaatctactattcaataaaaattaaatcaaacTTTGACCTAtcatttaattaattataaattatagttAATTATGAATTTGTACCGTCCATCTAGAATGCCAATTAGTTATGAGTTTGCTGCACAAGTCCTCCGAATTAGCAGCTGCTGCCAATTGGCATGTGGAGGTTTAGCGCAAATGTTGCCAGAGTAGCAGAATCTCATGTATTTGGCAAATGGCATGTGCTTCGTGTACGAGGACAAATGGAGACATTGATGACAGCATCTCTTATTCAGCATATTACTGGAACCTCTCCTGGTCTTTCTTTTCCTGGTCTGCTCAGCCTTCGAAGGAGGCTTCTCGTGACATTGACGTCTTCCAAAGAAAGAAGCTTCTGCTTCAGCTCGTTGCCAATTCCGACCTGCGGCCCACCTGCTTCGCCTCTCCACTCTCGTCCTCGGTCAAAGAAAAGATTAACGAagtgggagaagagagagagagaaaagtattCTTAGGCCTTTGATTAATTTCAAGACAAAGTTGCGCAACCTATGTCAACAATAGATTGTTCTGTGAATCTTCCCTCGGATATTTCGTGCTTCATTGTCACTAAAACTCATCATATTAGAAGCTTCTTTTCAGAGGTCTGCTTCGATTTTCTGAGGATCAAATCTTTCAATTCCATGTGTTTCTTCCTCGTtgcggaaaaataaaaaaaaaactctagattaatgttttcaagaaaattattttgttttcatatttcaATTTCATGTGATAACCCAATCAAATTAGTTTTCAGCAGACTTATTTTGTTAATGTGGGTGTAAAGACTTCATGCATGTGATGAATGCTTGTTTAAGATTTTGCAATTAATTTGTCATAAATTTATGGATACAAAGTCAGAGAAAATgagaaaataatatatcaaaGAGACAAGTGAACGGGTGATGGCTTCATTTCTAGAATAGCTTCATTTCTAGAATAGCTTTCCAGTGGTTGAGAGAACAAGAGATGATGGACTACCTTTTTACCGAGTCGTGTTTTAGCCCTTCAAAGATGGTGGCTTCCCCCCCCCTTCATCTTCAAGGTTGTAGGGACATTTAGACAAGTCTTCTAACTGAAAACACACCCACAAGAAGAAATATAAGTCTACACCATATCCCTAAATCTCAAAGCATCTCATCTGACCAACTGTAGTGGATCCCTCTTCCTAGTGTTATTTTATTTGATCATGACGGagacatcattattttcaaccctCACACATAACGAGAGCTTCTAGATCAGGTCTCATAGACTACCAGTCAATCTATCAGTGAAGCATCAATAAATAAATCCCCAACCAAAAGGAACATAATGCATACTGCAATCAACGAACACTTCGACATCCTATAAAGAGAGGAAGGTGACATGCACTCCAATTAAAAAGGCATCCTGAATAGGTAGTTCACCAAGCAATACACCCCTCTTCTTGAAAACCATGCTGAAGGCCAATTTAGGGGCTGTCAATCCAATCCAGGGAGCTCTTTGGTTTCCTGGCAAGAAGATGGATGGCTATGTGGCGGCTCCTCTGTCAGCAAGAGCACTTGAGATCGCCAGGAGCAGAGAACAACTCCTAGCCCTCCTGCGTGATCTTCCGGAGTCTGAGCACGAGCTCTCCCTCACCGACCTCGTCGAGGAAGGATCTGCTGCTGCTAGTTCACTTGTGAACGAGGACACATCTCGGCGCGAAGGAGAGCTGAGCAGGCGCACGGTGattaaggaaagaaagaagaagcgaCACAGCAGAAGTAGCTTTGGCAGCAGCAGTGACGGTGTGCTTCTGAACTTCTACGTGCCGACATCCTTGGCACGAAGCATCACCACGCCGAGGCCGATCGGTGGCGGGACTTTGGCCACTGCAACAACAGACTGCAACAAGAGGTAAGCAAGCAAGCTTGTGATTCTACGCATATATTGTTCTTCaaatctttttggtgagttttgGCTACGCCACTTAGATCGACCAATTTCTCTAGAAATATTGATCAAGTGTGCACCTTGATAATCATTTTAACTCTTAATTTTCTCCTGATGTTTCCTTTTTCAGG
Coding sequences within:
- the LOC103979496 gene encoding CAAX prenyl protease 1 homolog isoform X1 produces the protein MAFPYLEAVLGFMIFMYLFETYLDIRQHAALKLPNLPKPLEGVISREKFEKARAYSIDKSYFHFIHEAVTILMDTAILYFGLLPWFWKLSGNLVAYLGLDAENEIIHTLSFLAGVMIWSQITDLPFSLYSTFVIEARHGFNKQTIWLFFRDMFKGICLSILLGPPIVSAIIFIVQKGGPYLAIYLWAFMFVLSLVMMTLYPILIAPLFNKFTPLPDGELRKKIEKLAASLKFPLKKLFVVDGSTRSSHSNAYMYGFFNNKRIVLYDTLIQQCKNEEEVVAVIAHELGHWKLNHTMYSFIAIQILTFLQFGGYTLVRNSKDLFESFGFDSQPILIGLIIFQHTVIPLQHLVNFGLNLVSRAFEFQADAFAKKLGYAKALRAGLIKLQEENLSAMNTDPWYSAYHYSHPPLVERLSAIEEADSKKEN
- the LOC103979652 gene encoding uncharacterized protein LOC103979652 codes for the protein MLKANLGAVNPIQGALWFPGKKMDGYVAAPLSARALEIARSREQLLALLRDLPESEHELSLTDLVEEGSAAASSLVNEDTSRREGELSRRTVIKERKKKRHSRSSFGSSSDGVLLNFYVPTSLARSITTPRPIGGGTLATATTDCNKRSFGCWSAFWERGKKSRSQELQKNALNRISHSFY
- the LOC103979496 gene encoding CAAX prenyl protease 1 homolog isoform X2 is translated as MAFPYLEAVLGFMIFMYLFETYLDIRQHAALKLPNLPKPLEGVISREKFEKARAYSIDKSYFHFIHEAVTILMDTAILYFGLLPWFWKLSGNLVAYLGLDAENEIIHTLSFLAGVMIWSQITDLPFSLYSTFVIEARHGFNKQTIWLFFRDMFKGICLSILLGPPIVSAIIFIVQKGGPYLAIYLWAFMFVLSLVMMTLYPILIAPLFNKFTPLPDGELRKKIEKLAASLKFPLKKLFVVDGSTRSSHSNCKNEEEVVAVIAHELGHWKLNHTMYSFIAIQILTFLQFGGYTLVRNSKDLFESFGFDSQPILIGLIIFQHTVIPLQHLVNFGLNLVSRAFEFQADAFAKKLGYAKALRAGLIKLQEENLSAMNTDPWYSAYHYSHPPLVERLSAIEEADSKKEN